In Rhinolophus ferrumequinum isolate MPI-CBG mRhiFer1 chromosome 7, mRhiFer1_v1.p, whole genome shotgun sequence, the following proteins share a genomic window:
- the RPL37 gene encoding 60S ribosomal protein L37: MTKGTSSFGKRRNKTHTLCRRCGSKAYHLQKSTCGKCGYPAKRKRKYNWSAKAKRRNTTGTGRMRHLKIVYRRFRHGFREGTTPKPKRAAVAASSSS; the protein is encoded by the exons ATG ACGAAGGGCACGTCATCGTTCGGAAAGCGTCGCAATAAGACGCACACATTATGCCGCCGCTGTGGCTCTAAGGCCTACCACCTTCAGAAGTCTACCTGTGGCAAGTGTGGCTACCCTGCCAAGCGCAAGAGAAAGT ATAACTGGAGTGCTAAGGCTAAAAGACGAAATACCACTGGGACTGGTCGAATGAGGCACCTAAAAATCGTATACCGCAGATTCAG GCATGGATTCCGTGAAGGCACAACACCTAAACCCAAGAGGGCAGCTGTTGCAGCATCCAGTTCCTCTTAA